GCCCCCCGTCACACCGCAGCACGTCGCGAAAAGCAGGGTTCGCCGCGGAAGTTCTGGTGCAGAATCCCCCAGGGCATGGGCTTTCGGGGGGCGCGCATGGAGATCCGGGTCCGCGTGGAGTCCGCCGACGGGGCGGAGAGCGGTGAACTGACCCGCGCACTGGCGGATTGGCTGGCCGAGGACCGCGACGTCGGGCGGTACGCGGAGATCGGCAGGATCCGGCACCGCGAGACGCGACCGAGCGGCGCCATGAGTGCCGACCCGATGACCTGGGTCCAGCTCCTCACCTCGTCCGGCTTCTCCACCGCGGGTCTGGTCTACGCGCACATGGCGTTCCGGGCGTCCCTGCCGCGCCGCCAGCGGTCGGTGCCCGTGGTCATCGAGTGCCGTGGGGTACGGGTCACCGTGCGGGACGCCTCGCCCGAGACGGCGGCCCGGATCGCCGAGGTACTGGCCGCCCCGGAGCCCGGCGGCGGTGACGCGGAACCGGACGGGCGAGAGGACGGGCGGTGACGCTCCCCGACCCGGAGAACAGCCGGGCGGTGGTGATCGGGATCGACGCCTACCTGCGGCTGGAACCGTTGCCCGCGGTGCGCCGTGGACGGGACCGCCTGGTGGCGCTGCTGCGTGACCCGGACGTCTGGGGAATCCCGGCGCGCAACGTGACCGTACTGGGCGCGGACGCCACCCGGGACCAGGTACTGACCGCCGTCAAGGACGCGGTCCGCGAGACCACCGACACCCTGCTGCTCTACTTCGCCGGACACGGCCTGCGCGATCGCGGGGCGCAGCAGTTGTACCTGGCGCTGGCCGGTGCCGACGACGAGCACCCGCAGATCGGGGGCGTCGCCTACCAGGACATCCGCCAGATCCTGATGGCCGGGCACCGGGCGCGACGCCGGATCGTCATCATCGACTGCTGTTACAGCGGGCTCGCCGGAAGCATGGGCACCGACCGCGTCAGCCGGGGCGAGCTGTACGACACCGCCATCGAGGGCAGCTATCTGCTGACCTCCGCGTCCAGCACCCAGCGGTCGTTCGCTCCGGACGACGGCGCGTATCCGGAGTTCACCGGCGAGCTGATCGGCATCCTGCGGTACGGAATCCCGGGCGCGGACGACGAGTTGACCCTCGACGAGGTGTGGCAGGCCACGCGGGCCGCGCTGCTCGCTCGCGGCTCGCCGGAGCCCCAGCAGTTCGGGCAGAACGCCCTGGGACGGCTGCCCTGGGTCAGGAACCGCGCGCTCGCCCCGGGGGAGGGGCCACTGCCGCGGCGGCTGGCCGGAGACCCGTTGCTCGTCCGGAGATTCGCCACGGCGGCACGGGACCGTGCCCGCCAGGGCACCGGCGCCCGGCCCCGTTCGCGGAGCGGACCGAAGCCCCTGTGGTGGGGCCTGGTGGCGCTGCTCGTGATCCTCGCCGCGACCACTCCGCTCTGGCTTCGGGACGACGACGCCAAGCCCGAGAGCCGCCCGTCCTCCTCGGCGCCCACGCCGGAGGCGACGAACGCCGCCCGCCCGTCGGCGCCCGCGACGAGCCCGGAGCCGGAGCCACGGCCGAGCCCCTCGAACCCGGACACGGTGGGTTCGGGCCAGGTGCGACTCACCCTCAGGAGGACCTTCGAGGGCCACACGGACTTCACCACCGGCGTCGCCTTC
This is a stretch of genomic DNA from Streptomyces sp. NA04227. It encodes these proteins:
- a CDS encoding caspase family protein encodes the protein MTLPDPENSRAVVIGIDAYLRLEPLPAVRRGRDRLVALLRDPDVWGIPARNVTVLGADATRDQVLTAVKDAVRETTDTLLLYFAGHGLRDRGAQQLYLALAGADDEHPQIGGVAYQDIRQILMAGHRARRRIVIIDCCYSGLAGSMGTDRVSRGELYDTAIEGSYLLTSASSTQRSFAPDDGAYPEFTGELIGILRYGIPGADDELTLDEVWQATRAALLARGSPEPQQFGQNALGRLPWVRNRALAPGEGPLPRRLAGDPLLVRRFATAARDRARQGTGARPRSRSGPKPLWWGLVALLVILAATTPLWLRDDDAKPESRPSSSAPTPEATNAARPSAPATSPEPEPRPSPSNPDTVGSGQVRLTLRRTFEGHTDFTTGVAFSPDGTLLASAGGDDKTVRLWDVATGEPIRTMTGHTDSLTSVSFSPNGAVLASASTDRTVRLWDVATGQEIRALTGSKGAVYSVAFSATGDKLVSGGQGNEVRVWDAGDGEPLDVFTDHTDDVLSVAFGPQGDTVMSGGYDHAVKVYDLGGQWTWSDEDTFHDAVTAVAYSPDGTVTAAGGYEKTVRLWNDADDPDKSIELTGHTEPLTCLAVSPDNKILASADSVSLRFWDTRTGDSLGEVNHPGYINEFAFSPDGSMVATAGGRSVQLWRLER